Within the Gigantopelta aegis isolate Gae_Host chromosome 8, Gae_host_genome, whole genome shotgun sequence genome, the region ccgatggcataaccacaacgccactgaggccggtcaatATAAAGAAAGAgtcagagatagagagacacagagaaagAGCGAGcgaatcagagagagagagagagagagagagagagagagagagagagagtgtgtgtataAACTATATTGTTTTACAGATGTCACACTCCAGTTGGCAGACACTATGGGAAGTCTGGCATCACACTGGGAAGAGGCTGTTTGCGAATTGGAACCATCATGCACGAGACGATGCACGCGCTGGGATTCTGGCACGAGCAGAGCAGACCTGACAGAGACAGTTACGTCACCATTGAGTGGAATAACATCCAGAAAGGTGATCGccattttcagtatttttattttcctagtgacatatccaattaaagtttaaGAACACTGTCCTGGctgcacacctcagctattataatatatgcatAGTCATTGAAATCACTTACCCTAATTTACGAGGTACATACCTTTGCCTGTTTGCATAGTAAAGCTACCACATAATATAcgaagaccagaaacacaatggATTTACCAAAGAATGGTAATTTAAGCAAGAAGTTGTAAGTAAAAGACTAGTATcagtgcttttaaaatacaagTTAACACATTACTTTCCAGTTACAACTCTCCCCCggaccccccaacaaaaaagcccccaaaaaacaaacaaacaaaaaacaacaaccacacaaagaaaaacacacaaaaactcCACAActcataacaaacaaacaactaaacaaaactataaccaaaacaacaacaacaaaaaacaaaaaacacaaaaacaaacaaacaaaacaaacaacaaagcaaaacaaaacaaacagataaAAATCCAAAACCAAACTAAACCAAGTCAAAACCAATGACTGGATTGCTAGTTAAACCATATATCTAATTATACTCCAAACATTTAAGTTAAACTTTTAAGTCTCTCGTTTTCCAAAGATGATAAATTTGTTTCCCATACAATCTTAAGGCCACGAGCACAACTTCGACAAGTATTCCACCTCAATGGTGGACACGCAGGGAATAAACTACGACTACGAATCGGTGATGCATTACAGCGCGTACAGTTTCGCCATCGACCGGAGAAAGCCGACCATCATTCCGAAGAGATCCGGAGTTGTGATCGGCCAAAGAACGCATCTTAGCCCCAGCGATATCCTGGAGATTCAGAAGTATTACGGCTGCGGTACCGGAGGATCCTCACATGTTTCAACTCACAGTCCACGTAAGTACATGCtgtcttgtacagagatacggttttgaaCGCCGTAATGGTTTTGTTGTCTGTCCCAAACGGATGACCATCTTTTAGAGCAGGGGTTGCAGTGcagttttataatattttacaacCGTTATGCATAAGAAACGTTTATATAACGTGATTAAACCCCTTcatagtccattccttgacgtggtgagagggcttgtatgtctcagtgacccagagagctatgccagcaggggctttggcttctgttagggacacccaagctggactggtcaatgggtagaggctagactgatatggactaaggttgaggtaaccctaacagaaacctcgagtgctgaagtcagaggtattgggccgcacggcgcactctaatagaccacaataccatgcatcaacagctattatgactacatGATTAAACAAAAGACGAttagctgggtttttttaaggAACCTCAATTCtctaattaatacatttttagttTAAGGGTTTTTCGTATAGTTGTAGCCATTATCTTAAATTTTCAACATGAATTTGACTCGCTAATTGTAATATTTGATGGAAAATACACTATAAACGTTGGCTAAACCTGTTTACCGATAATTACAGattaccttccattgatttatccacaatagttagaaataaaaaagaaacatctGAAGGTATTAAATCAGTGTCATACCTCGATCTATGCACAGAGATTGAAAGCGACACTAGCCTCGAAACTAAGCTGTATGACAAAAGGGATGAATTAAactttccaatagtcaatgtCCCTTTATGTCGAACAGtataccttctgctccagcttttggtgtctACTTATCACAACTTCTAAGATACCTTGAGACATGCTCATTGTATGCGGATTTCAAACAATGAAATATCATTATCACATAGAAGTTGTTCCTTCAGGATTATGATGTCCAGGGACTCCTTAGGGCATCCAAAAAGGTTTTATAGTAGACATTAATTTTGGCGgttatatctactaaatacaaTGCaccactgaccaaaatgatggctgatgcttttccatattttgaacttgtgtgCCCTTTTTCATCTCTTTATTGAAACTCTTGCACACAtttttcatcgttttagatCAAGCAAAGGACGGGCGAAGAGCTGTTGTGGTAGTACGGGTGGGGCAGGACATGTGCAGCTtttgcgaacacctgatattatcactgttttgacagtgattcaggAGTGCATAtaatcacagctatatttattccaatgagctctgtcctgatttgatttgatttgatttagtaaactagtctgggagtggcagttctcaTTTTGGAGGTGCAAGAAGGATCTTCTCGGTAATggttgtcctcctatagacaaggcactaaaTAGAGGTTCGTGGAAGCAATCACTATTTTGCCATATTTACCATTCAACGCTGTATTGTgcataacggttttgtcgttcaacTTATATAACATCGCATTGATAAGTTTCTGCAAGGAATCTGGTCGACAAACAGTTATTTTAATAGAAACTGTATCTCTACACAAGTCAGTTTCCAAGGGATGTTTTTAAAAGGTGCAGACGCTATCATGAATCACTGTCTCCCCAATAAGCTTTTTTATAGGTGGACTGTCACTCGCCAATAGATGTGAAACCGGAGTATTAAAACCCCCACCCCTCTGCAGTTTGTTATGTCAGATACTAATTTTGTGATGATCTCTCTATAATATTTCGTTGCTGCTGTAGCCACGAGACCATGAGACAGAAAGCGTTTTCAAAATGTATAGATTCTTCACGATTCCACAATTCGATGCCAATCCTGGTGAAGTGAAACTATTATTTAAAGAAAggaccaaaatatattttaaaaaagaactttAATCACTACAAATTTGAAATAGTTGTTAAAAAATTCAAAGAACAgtgttaaatgtattaatactgGAATGAATTTCTCAATTTGATACATCTTAAAATATGGTTACTTCTAACAAAACGATGATTTGAAAAGGGATATTCGGGAAATGTGACTGCCAGTATTCCATGACTGcatcatatttttattgttatattattattattattattttcagtacATACAACACATGGTCCAGCACAACGTAAGTATGAATCTAAATACAGGAATACATTTTGCTAATGTGTAGTGATTGCTAAAACAATGCATAACAGAATGTTTATACCTTAATGTATTTACGATACTATCTGAAGGATCTACATAgtgtattttgatttattaagcagACAACACTGGAATAATGATTATTGTTGTTAAGCAGATAGCATTTGAATAATGGTTAAAGATTAAAACTACATCTGTTTGTAATCAGAAGGAAATATCTTAAATGTAAAACAAGAGACATTAATCATTACACGTGCATATTATACTTAGTACAAACATTTAcacctactacaaatatatgTAGAAAAAAGTAACTTCGAaacttttgaaattttatttcgGTACACACAGGCCGTTAAATGACAGCATTTGATGAAATATTGTACATGAGTACTAGTATTTACAGTAacaagatgacaacaggagTTCTTCGTGGAATATATAcgaacataattcaaaatagctatatacacattttaaaatgaagacacaTGGTGACAAGGCAATCAAATATAGCAGAACTAATTTTACaagtcaatatattttttaaaagtatcagaatgaatgttaaacgacaccccagcacgaaaaatacatcggctattgggaaaAGTATCAGATGATGTTGGAGATATCTGTCTATGGTTTacctaatattaaataaattaaagtcgCTTTACTagcattttcagatatttttgtgtttatattatttGGACAGTTGGAGAACTATGCACTTTTGAAAGTGGACTGTGTCACTGGACAAATGTGGGCGGAGACCAGACCAACTGGGTACGTCACAGAGGATCCACCCCAAGTATAGGCACGGGGCCTGCTAACGACCACACCACTCTTTCTAAATCAGGTAAAACATTCCAGTTTcaggcgcatataaaagatgttttgTAACGGGGTATAGGGGGgatagcgggggggggggggattgggtAAGACAATAGCGACCGAAGGTTATAACTTATAAGAGGTGGTCAAGTCACGCTTCCCCGGAAAATTCATTTTGACAAAAAGAAAACTTGCTTGAGCAAAAAGGAGTTACGACCGATGACCACCCCCctcccctgcacacgcgcccaTTTTTAAGCTACCCAAATATCGAAGAAGTATATATAGGAATTACCAACCACCACTGTCACGACAATGTATAAAATTACAGCCAAAAGTCTATGTTTTTCTTTGtaaatctttttttattatttatatgaacGATGACGTCGtggttatttttatatatatatatgtatccacacacacgcgcgcgcgcacatacacacgcacgtacacacacacttgaaggagacgacgaaatagttcgagtttcggggagttcgagttttcgaaattgGTATAGCTCACCTCAAATTGCAGAtacataatttcttttaatattaaaataaatgagcgctgcaccgcaccgcaccacatcctaaactaaaaaaaagaaaagaaaagaaaaagcatTTCCAATTATATAATTGTCAGTTCACCCAACCCACAGCTACTGGCATCGTCCGGCGCCTATGGTTCATACCTTTTGTGtctattttaaaacaaagtacaTAAGAGAAGAAAAAGGTTAACCATAATGTTCGCAAAATGTAACTTACAAATTGAAACACTTAACACCGAATAACATTGTGTATATGGGTTACTTTAGAAcgtcaaacaaaaacaccattTATGCCCAACCCTGGaaccatattttcgaagcaatctttgcgctacgaaatcgtaaaaccatcgtaggctatgacgtcacaacaacacacgccatagtgacgtcacagcttacgatggttttactaGTGGTGTAACAATATGTCGAACTATCGATATATTGCGATAGTCAATGTCTCGATAGCAATGCATCgatagttaattcaactatcGATAACTATCGCAATTGTTTGCTCCACTATAGATAGTTTCGATAGTATACTTAGTGAAATCTAGTGgagtaaaaataatcaaagATATCCATCGTTATCCATCATTGCAAAGAAGTACCTCTACGTCCCTGCTACGTTGGTGCCCTCAGATAGTGTTTTCAACAGACGGCGATATTGTCACTGCACAGTGATCGCAATTAAAGTCAAAACACGTGGTCAAGCTATTTTTTCTACACAGAAATTggaaaccataaaaattaaaaaaatttgcaaACATTCGAAACCATAAATAAATAGTCTAATAATAAGTTGATCTTTCTGCAAAAACATTGGAAGGTGACCAAGGTGACCATAGAAAATAaagcataacaacaacaatttgggtctttatattataaatttattaaatatcatttcacTACCTTGTggcattattacaaataactaagtacaaacacagcatacacacaaacacaaacatacgtacAGACGCACGtacacccacacaaacacacacacacacacacacacacacatacatacacacacacacacatatacatacatacatacatacatacatacagtgttttaaaactttCATAGCATTTATATTGCCGTGGAACATTCAATTTTTTATGTcacttttctatttattattatatactgataaattaaaacttCTCTCTTGCATATTAACTGTAAAATTGCAGTGGAAAATGCCTTTGAgaggatttgtttgttttttgtttgtttgtttgtttgtgggtgttttttgttttgttttttttgccgtggccattttattaattgccaGGGTTAAATTCCTGAATTGATTTGTATTTGATTGTATTTTGATTATTAAAACAGTGTAGCTCCTATCAACATTTCTTTTACTTTCACACAGgctagggacgggacgtagcccaatgggcggTTTCTCCTTCCatccagtgcagcacgactggtatatcaaaggtcgtggtatgtgctatcatgtgtgtgggatggcggattaaaaaaaatccattgctactaatggaaaaatgtagcgggttatctctcaaagactatatgtcaaaattacaaaatgtttgacatccactagccgatgattaataaatcaatgtgctctagtggtgtccttaaacaaaacaaactttgctcCTATTAACATTCCTTTTACTTCCACATAGGTTACTACCTGTACGTAGAGGCGTCTGGACATACCCGCCAGACGGCGCGACTGAATTCCGACCTTCACTCTCCTGGCTACTACTGTCTGGACATGTATTACAGCATGTACGGCCACGACATGGGCGCCTTAAAGATCTACGCCCTTCTAGGCTCACACAGGCAGCTCATTCATACATTTAGTGGTGACCATGGCAACTACTGGCGTCACTACCGACTCAATCTCCATGTCACCAATGGCAACTTTATGGTAAGCACAAAATATCTTAGGGAGGGGACCAAGGGTGAAGGAGCATATGGACTAACTCCCTGAAAAGGAAACGTCAATCAATAACTGTAAAGCAAGTTTTTAAAAGAAGGGGTACTTTAAATTTCTGATGTGAAAGTAAAAATTGAAATAACAGTATATTGGTAAGTAAGAATTGAAATAATAGTATATTGGTAATTATGAATTGAAATAACAGTATATTGGTAAGTAAGAATTGAAATAACAGATATTGGTAATCAAGAATTGAAATAACAGTATATTGGTAATCAAGAATTGAAATAACAGTATATTGGTAATCAAGAATTGAAATAACAGTATATTGCTAATTATGAATTGAAATAACAGTATATTGCTAAGTAAGAATTGAAATAACAGTATATTGCTAATTATGAATTGAAATAACAGTATATTGGTAAGTAAGAATTGAAATAACAGTATACTGGTAATCAAGAATTGAAATAACATTATATTGGTAATCAAGAATTGAAATAACAGTATATTGGTAATCAAGAATTGAAATAACAGTATATTGGTAATCAAGAATTGAAATAACAGTATCTGTTACACATCTTGGACCTTTAAAAACAGTTCATGCTAAGTTTCAATACACGCATATGTCCAAACTGTTTATCTTTACCAAGCAGTATTTCGTTTGGTCCAGGTCTCCTtgtataaacatttttgttatcgAATTCTTTCACTGCACCGGTTATTCAACTTCAACGACATTACACATTTCAGCTGAAACATACACCATTCGTCATCCCTTtgaattaatgttaaataaatattacgcCCAGTCTAGTTTAAGGCCATCTGGCAATGATTATTTTATAGGAAGATAACCTGGCAATccatatacatgttttatacCTACCTATATTACATGTGTGAACGTAACACAAAGCCCGTAAGCTAAAACGCCACTTCACCTAATTTAAATCCGATTAAtcttatgtttgtttttcactCTGCGTTTTCAGATTGAGTTGGAGGGAGACGTCGGCCGCAGTTACAGAAGTGACATCGCCATTGACGATGTTACTCTACACAGCGGCAAGTGCTAGCTGCGGCGTGAACAACGTAACAGACCATATCTTAAACGAAAAGCCTTTGTTTAAAAACCATCcaattaaaacaagaaataaaaaagttGAACACTCGACATTTCGTCTGTATATTACAGACTCCTACAACTGACGACATGAAACACGCTATAATCGTTAAACAGATCAACAACTGCCACTGgttttgattattaaaattaatttatagcgggtcttgttttgtttgacaataaaGACAGTTTAGTCACATAGTGTTTAGTCTGTATTGCATGCACTATTTCAAATAGTATTTTGTATTTGGAAAATGAGATTGAAGGAAACTTTCAAAATCTGTTTAAGCAAATATTGTCCAGTCAGCGACTACAAGAAGTAGTGGGTCGGCAGGggacaacaacaacagcaacaacaaaacaagcaaacaaacaaagaaaaaaagaaacaacccCTCCCTCTAAAATCCCCCAACAACCACAAATTTATACCAAAACcataaccaaaaacaaaacaagcaaacaccccaaccccttcaaaaacgacaacccccacaaaaaaacccaccctccacacaaacaccccaaaaacaaaccccaacaacaaataaaacaaaatagcataaaaaaCAACCCCAGAAACGATAACCCAGATATATTATGCATATAATATGTAGTAATAAAGAGAGTgcgtttcattttttaaaaagtgaactGCAAAAGGTAATCTTTCTTTTGAAGTGAGAAGAGTTTGTCTTTTCAGAAAATGTCTTAATATTGGGCGTGGATTGCGTACACCCCACTGGATACTGACCTAAATACGTCACTAGGTCTTTTGTTACAGTTCAtctaaaatgaaattatttagcTTCCTTTTATTGGTGTTGAGTATTAGAAACAAATTGTCCACATAATAATTAACTACCCTTCTGTCCCCGAGTCAGGCCCCTGATCATATCAAAGACCAGACTCgagatgggcgtgttcgaaacccctgTGGTACACAAGCACGTTACACCAGGTACCTATCTGGTCGACAGCCTAAGTTTACTCTCAACCGGAattagaggaaggaaggaaggaaatgttttttatttaacgacgcactcaacacattttatttacggttatatggtgtctgacataagtttaaggaccgcacagatattgagagaggaaacccgctgtcgccacttcatgggctactctttttcgattagcagcaagggatcttttatatgcaccatcccatagacaggataacacataccacggcctttgatataccattcgtcgtacactgactggagcgagaaatagcccaatgggcccactgacggggatagatcccaaaccgaccgcgcaccaagcgaacgctttaccactggtctacgtcccgcacTAGAATTAGAGGAAACGAGGATGGTGATAAAAGCAACACGAAACTAGACTTTGTTTCAAAACGAATGTGTACTGTAACCGTTCcactgtatttattataatgcgggcgggacgtagaccgtaaataaaatgtgttgagtgcgtcgttaaataaaacatttctttcttttattataatgCTTATTGGCGTATTTTAAGAATTGTCTGGCGTTATAGCGAGCGTTGGGTATCTAGCGCACTGATAGTAGATCACTTTAATGAGCACAAACATAATGTGAAGAAGACAGCGataaagaaatatatagtaCAAGACCACTATCGCCAACAGATTTCGTGATTGGGATTGTATGGGATATAACATATGACACTTGATATTACGACAATTTAAGGACATGtatataattcagttattttattgttgtagtCAATAGTATCCGCCCACcaaacagacagaaagacagacggacagaaagacacacacataaatacagatACAAATGGAACACGAAATCACAAATACTTACACATAAAAAGACACACTAATTGATTCactaaaaagagagagagaggaggggagagagagagagagagagagagagagagagagagagagagagagagagagagagagagagagagagagagagagagagagagagagagggagggagagggggagagggagagagagagagagagaggagagagagagagagagagagagagagagagagagagagagagagagagagagagagagagagagagaggagagagagagagagagagagagaggagagagagagagagagagagagagagagagagagagagagagagagagagagagagagaggcatcACATATTACGTATACATATAGACACATAATGCCGACTATTCGTTATAACTCTGTATGATAAGTTATTCTTTCAAACAGATGTACAAGTACACATATTAGGTAAGGGACAATTTGATTTAATAGTTCATGCATTGAACGTTGTATGGACGACGTTTCACAGGTTAAATGCACGACATCACAGTTATTGTGCAACGAGTTTGACGTCGAAGAACCAATGGCCGATAGACAGCTCATTGCAGTTTTAGTATTCCGACAAACTAATTGAaatgtattgtaataaatatacaatagaAAGCTATGattgtatctatctatctatctatctatctatctatctatctatctatctgtctatctgtctgtctatccgcCGGTATGTCTGTCTATGATAAtcaatccatctatctatccatccatacatctatctatatttttatattacttttccattcatttattcgatCTTTGCAATACAGGTATAATAAAtattcacatatttatttttgtcaacaAGCTTAATAGTATTACGATAGGATTATGAGAAAGTTAGTTATTGGTATTCTAATATTagtcattatataatatatatttcaccaCAAGTAAACGAAGGCTGCACACGTAACCTCTTTTACTATATTTAGAGAATCACAACGAGCTACGAGTatttacgaattatctgtcccgagtgaacccgagcctttggcgagatTTTACGACATTCattgaaggggcgggacgtggcccagtggttaagAGCTCGCTTGTAacgctgtcagtctaggatcgattccaatCTGTGAGCCCAtcgagctatttctcgttcattccagtgcaccacgactggtttattaaaggccgtggtatgtgctactaatggaaaaatgtagcgggtttcttctctaagactatgtcagaattaccaaatgtttaacatacatagccgatgattaacaaatcaatgttctctagtggtgccgttaaacactATAATCATGTTATTTACATTTACACCAAGTTATTAAAATGTCtcttttatttacatgtacttgtatgaATATTGATGGATTTCTAGTCATTTTTATTCAGTAATTGTCTTTGTGTCTGTTTACGTAAACACACATTGTTCAATAATTTCTTCATACCTGTATACTAACTTTTTTCACATGTTAACGCCCCTCTATCAAGttaacatttaagcaaacatattacggtgacactccataattgacgaatgcattcatagtcatcaaacaaaaacatgacaATAACAACTTTATACTAAATGCTGTTCAGCAgtcagaaaatttaaaaaacgttaagcactagtttatatttatgtaaggatatccaaaatgacgtcattcaagtttgtcgtcatttccattaaaaaaaggaCACGGCGTCACATTTTCTTaggtcatttgaatatctagtataTGTCCgacggcatataaccgtaaatatttttatgcttGTAACTTCGGAAAATTTACTATGGTAGTCTCTGGAGGATTCCGAAGTAATGTGTCGATTACATTAAGCTTTACAACGAaacctggtttatttttaaaccacttTTCCAATTGCTGCCAAAATGTTTGAGTATGAAagtaatgaaaaaataaatattttaacgacTCGAACGCCCGAAAGTCCATAAATCGTCTGTTTGTAAatcatatttctgtatgtaagAACTGGTTTTCAGAATGGAATGCAAAACTTTCAAATGGAATGTTTGAGTGTTAGCGTCAGTGGTGGTGATCTTTCGTATAAGTTCAAAACATTGTGACAAAAATGTTTGtataatgtcattattaaataagcgcgccacacacacacacacacagagagagagagagagagagagagagagagagagagagagaggaggagagagagagagagagagagagagagagagagagagagagagagcgcgcaaaacaacaacaaaaaacctccCACGAAACCAATTCTACATACCAATTAAACAATCGTTTACATTATAAAAGGGACTGTTGTAAGTTTGCAGCCAACGTAAGATGTTTCGGGCTAAAAGAACCTTTTTCGGgactaaatttacatattaaatacatgtacattgttttgtttacaataccagtgtctgtatatccaatgtgtttgtgaTCGTGTACTAATGTTTGCAGCAGCAGTCTTTGTTAATTTTccttcttttatatattttgttcgtacgtacgaaattattgacaGGTAAAACCTGGTTTGAGTTCAAGTACTATAAACAGAAGAACGACAACTAACACCTTGtgtatacagatactgatattctaaacaggaaaatgtccttaaagggacattcctcagtttgctgcacttttaaacatgttatcgactaaaagagactttttagcgattgtaattacacatcaaatatatttttctgcataaaatattagtggctgtatattaaaggtgtttctgatcgttctaataattttgtacaaggttaaatttcatttatttcctaaaatataattttttagtacgtacgaaattatttgaagacaaaatccagtttgggcttcttacaaataaaaagacgacctgaaacacattgaatatacagacactgttattctaaacaagaacatacatgtaatatgtaaatttaatcgttgaaatattttatttgtcggaatcatcttacaatgcagcaaactcaggaatgtccctatcATATGCAATGTTATTCATCAAAAAGGatctgttagtcgtaaacatgttCAAACGAGagagcaaactcgggacagtgcctttaattttttttattttacttcttaGGTTGATGAAGATTTCCCAGAAAAAAATGAAGGTTAGTCTTTGTGTCCTTTTAATGATGTAACCTTGTGGCATAACTGGGGAAGaatgatataaaacaattaaagtgATGTAACCGTGTGGCATAACTGGGGCAGAAcgatataaaacaattaaagtgATGTAACCTTTTGACATAACTGGGGcagaacaatataaaacaattaaagtgATGTAACCTTGTGGCATAACTGGGGCAGAAcgatataaaacaattaaagtgATGTAACCTTGTGGCATAATTGTGGCAGAAcgatataaaacaattaaagtgATGTAACCTTGTGGTATAACTGGGGCAGAAcgatataaaacaattaaagtgATGTAACCTTGTGACATAACTGGGGCAGaatgatataaaacaattaaagttcTATACAAAATAAGCTCTCTGGAGTCATGGCACACACAGCCTCCTCCACATGCCATGTCAATTTTGTGCAGTGGGGGATATCGTGTTTCATGATGAACGGATTCAAAATATGAAGATGTGGATGAGAAAttcaattaataattttaaagcaaCCAGATGTACGATTTAAACAGTGTATTTGAAGGCATATTCCATTGAGTTTCTCTATAACTGAAAAGGAAATAGTTAGTGAGGAACATACGTAGTAATAAACCCCCgtctcacatacacgaattGTATCCCGAATGGGCCCGGTTCAAGAATTCTTGGTGATTCTTGGATATACGTACTGAGACTGTAGGGGGTTCCTGGTGTTTCGTCAGTATTCTTGAATGTCCTGGATCGTGAATAAAGTTGAAATCGTGACTCAATCTTACGAGTTCTTGAGGGCATCGTGCGTAACCGTA harbors:
- the LOC121380046 gene encoding astacin-like → MKCLLFCVLVASALAVPISQVDEDFPEENEGLFEGDIELLPGDNPHDRNAARNSHYKWPHGVIPYIIDTSHFTGSSLAVIKRAIQTLEDQTAVNGKKCLSFVPRTTESVYVKYQGGSGCHTPVGRHYGKSGITLGRGCLRIGTIMHETMHALGFWHEQSRPDRDSYVTIEWNNIQKGHEHNFDKYSTSMVDTQGINYDYESVMHYSAYSFAIDRRKPTIIPKRSGVVIGQRTHLSPSDILEIQKYYGCGTGGSSHVSTHSPLHTTHGPAQLGELCTFESGLCHWTNVGGDQTNWVRHRGSTPSIGTGPANDHTTLSKSGYYLYVEASGHTRQTARLNSDLHSPGYYCLDMYYSMYGHDMGALKIYALLGSHRQLIHTFSGDHGNYWRHYRLNLHVTNGNFMIELEGDVGRSYRSDIAIDDVTLHSGKC